The segment CCGGTGAAAAACGCTCCGAGCCGGTGTCGTCCATGCCCGGCGTGAACCGCCAGAGCATCGATGTGCTGCTGCGCACCGCGGAAGAAATGCTGGAACTCGGCATTCCGATGATTTCGCTGTTCCCGTACATCGAATCGGGCAAGACACCGCTCGCCGAAGCCGCCTACGATCCGGAAGGTCTGATTCCGTCCGCCGTGCGCGCGCTCAAGTCGCGTTTCCCCGAGCTGGGCGTGATGACCGACCTTGCTCTCGATACCTATACCTCGCATGGCCAGGACGGCATCATCGATGAGAGCGGTTATGTCCTCAACGACCTGACCACCGAGATCCTCGTCAAGCAGGGGCTGTGCCATGCCGAGGCGGGGGTCGACATGGTCGGACCCTCCGACATGATGGACGGCCGCATCGGCGCGATCCGCGAAGCGTTCGAAAACGCCGGGCTCATCCACACCCGGATTTTCGCGTACTCGGCGAAATACGCGTCGGCCTTCTACGGCCCCTTCCGCGAAGCGGTCGGTTCCGCCGCCAATCTTGGCAAGGCCGACAAGTACACCTACCAGATGGATCCGGCCAATATCGACGAAGCCGTGCAGGAAGTGGCGATGGACCTGGAGGAGGGGGCCGACATCGTGATGATCAAGCCGGGCATGCCTTACCTGGACGTGATCCGCCGCGTCAAGGACACCTTCCGCGTTCCGACCTACGCCTATCAGGTATCCGGCGAGTACGCGATGCTGCAGGCCGCGTTCCAGAACGGCTGGCTCAAGCGCGAGGCCTGTATCATGGAAAGCCTGCTCGCCTTCAAACGCGCGGGCGCCGATGGTATCCTCACCTACTTTGCCATGGACGCCGCCCGATTGATGAAAGAAGGCCGCGGCTACTACTGAGACATCCCCCGAGGTGAACCATGAACCATACTTATCTTGCCCACCTTGACGCCACGCTCGCCCAGATCCGCGCCGACGGCTTCGAAAAACCCGAGCGGGTGATCGCCGGCGCGCAAAGCGCCGACGTCGCGCTGGCGGGCGGCAAGCGCGTCCTGAACTTCTGCGCCAACAACTACCTGGGACTCGCCGACGACGCCCGCCTGGTTGAGGCCGCCAGGAAGGGACTCGACCAGTACGGTTACGGTTGCGCCTCGGTGCGTTTCATCTGCGGTACCCAGTCGGTGCACAAGGAGCTCGAGGGGGCCATTTCGGCCTTCCTCGGCACCGACGACACCATCCTCTACTCCAGCTGCTTCGACGCCAACGGCGGTGTGTTCGAGACGCTGCTCGGCGAAGAGGACGCGGTGATTTCCGATGAGCTGAACCACGCGTCCATCATCGACGGGGTGCGGCTGTGCAAGGCGCGCCGTTTCCGCTACAAGAACAACGACATGGCCGATCTGGAAGCCCAGCTCAAGGCGGCCGATGCCGCCGGCGCGCGCTTCAAGCTGGTGGTCACCGACGGAGTGTTTTCCATGGACGGCATCATCGCCGACCTGAAAACCCTGTGCGATGTGGCGGACCGCTACGGCGCGCTGGTCATGGTCGACGATTCGCACGCCGTCGGTTTCATCGGCGAAACCGGCGCGGGCACGCCAGAGCTGTGCGGTGTCGCCGATCGCGTGGATATCTACACCGGCACGCTGGGCAAGGCGCTGGGCGGCGCTTCGGGCGGGTATGTGTCTGGCCGCCGGCAGATCGTCGATCTGTTGCGCCAGCGCTCGCGCCCCTACCTGTTCTCGAACAGCCTCGCGCCTGCGATCACGGCGGCCAGTCTGGAAGTGTTCCGCATCCTCAAGGAAGACGGCGCCGAACTGCGCGCCCGTCTCAAACGCAACGCCGAGCACTTCCGCCGCGATATGGCCGCCGCCGGCTTTACGCTGGTGCCCGGCCAGCATCCGATCATTCCGGTCATGCTGGGCGACGCGCGTCTCGCCTCCGAGATGGCGGCCGCGCTGCTGGCCGAGGGGGTGTACGTGGTCGGTTTCTCCTTCCCGGTCGTTCCCAAGGGCAAGGCGCGCATCCGCACGCAGATGTCCGCCGCGCACACTCCGGAGCAAATCGACCGCACCGTGGCCGCCTTCATCCGGGTCGGCCGCGAGCTGGGTGTGATCAAGCACGCCTGAGCAACTGACGCATCCGACGATCACAATGACAACAGACCGGCGCCCCGAGGGAGCGCCGGCAGGAGACATGGCATGAAAGTGCTATCCAAACTGAAATCCGAGCGCGGCCTGTGGATGGCCGACGCGCCGGTGCCGGAAGTCGGCCCGAACGACCTGTTGATCCGCATCCGCAAAACGGCGATCTGCGGCACCGACATTCACATCTACAGCTGGGACGAGTGGGCGAAAAAAACCATTCCCGTGCCGATGCATGTCGGCCATGAGTACGTCGGCACCGTGGCCGGCATGGGCTCCGAAGTCCGCGGCTTCAAAATCGGCGACCGCGTATCCGGCGAAGGGCATATCACCTGCGGGCACTGCCGCAACTGCCGCGCCGGGCGCCGGCATCTGTGCCGCAACACCGTCGGCGTGGGGGTCAATCGCGAAGGCGCGTTCGCCGAGTATCTGGTGATCCCGGCTTTCAACGCCTTCCCCATTCCCGACGATATTTCCGATGATCTGGCGGCGATTTTCGATCCGTTCGGCAATGCGGTGCATACCGCGCTGTCCTTCAACCTGGTCGGCGAAGACGTGCTGATCACCGGCGCGGGTCCGATCGGCATCATGGCCGTGGCGATCGCCCGCCATGTCGGCGCGCGCCATGTGGTGATCACCGACGTGAACGACTACCGTCTGGATCTGGCGCGCAAGATGGGCGCGACCCGCGCGGTGAACGTCGCCCGCGAAGATCTGCGCGCGGTGATGGCGGAACTGGGCATGACCGAAGGCTTCGATGTCGGCCTGGAAATGTCCGGCAATCCCCAGGCGTTCCGCCAGATGCTCGACACCATGAACCATGGCGGCAAGGTGGCGCTGCTGGGCATTCCGCCGGCCGATACGTCGATCGACTGGAACCACGTGATTTTCAAGGGACTGGAGATCAAGGGCATCTACGGCCGCGAAATGTTCGAGACCTGGTACAAGATGGTTGCCCTGTTGCAATCCGGACTCGATATCTCGCCGATCATTACCCATCATTTCCCGGTCGATCGTTTCGAAGAGGGGTTCGAGGCGATGCTCTCGGGCCAGTCCGGCAAGGTCATTCTCGATTGGGCCGACGCGGCGGTCTGATCGCCCGGTCAAACGGAGCAAGCACGGAGCCGTACGGCGACTCCGTGTTTTTTGTTTATAAACCAGTTTTGATTATTCTTTTTGTATAAAAGATTGACCCGTTGATGGCAGTCAACGCCGGTCTCCCGGCTCCTCGTGAGAATGAGGCGGAAACAATAAGTGGGAACTGGGGACATGATTGCCGTTATCGGGGCCGGGATTTCCGGCCTGTCCTGCGCCTGGTGGTTGAAAGAGGCGGGACTGGATGTCGAAGTATTCGAAGCGGAGCCGCATTGCGGCGGTAAAGTGGATACGGTCAGCGATGTCGGCGCGTGTTTCGAAACCGGACCCAACACCTTGCTGTTGAATGCCGGACATCGCGAGTGGCTGACAAAACTCGATCTGACGGTGGTGCCGGCCAACGCGATCACCGGCAACCGCTTCATCCTGCGCAACGGGCGCTACCGCATGCTGCCCGCCGGTCCGGTCTCCTTCCTGTTCTCTCCTCTCTTTTCCGCGCGGGCCAAGTGGTGCCTGCTTCGCGAACCCTGGCGCCGGCCCGTCGCGCCGCCGCACGAAACGGTGGCGGATTTTTTCCGGCGACGGCTCAATGATGAGTGGGTGGACACATTGGTCAGTCCCTTTGTCGCCGGCATCTACGCGGGCAATCCCGACACTTTGCTGATGGAGGAGTGTCTTCCCTCCATGCAGCGGGCCGAGCAACGCTCGGGTTCGCTGGTCGGCGGCATGGCGTCGGCGCTGTGCTCCGGCGCGCTCAAACGCCGCGAGGCCTGTACGATCGAAGGGGGGCTCGCCGCCTTGCCAAGAGCGCTGTCGCGCGGCATGAACCTGCATGCCGCGGAGCGGGTCGAGCGCCTGGTTAGGCAGTCCAGCGGCTGGGGGATCGAAACCCGGCACGGCCTGTACCGGGCCGAAGAGGTCGTGCTGGCGGTGCCCGCACCCGAGGCATCCTGTTTGCTGAAAGACGCTTTCCCCGACCTTGCCGGAGCGCTGGACGCCATTGTGTATGCGCCCATGGCCGTTGTGATGTCGCTGGGGGCCCGCGCCGACATGACGCGGCCCATACGCGGATTCGGCGGGCTCAATCCGGTTCGCGAGTCGCCCTTCGCCGCCGGTCACCTGATGGCGGGCGACATGTTCGACGACCGCTGCTCCATCGACGACTATCTGATCGCGAGTTATGTGGGCGGCGAGCTCTTTCGCGACCGTTACGCGCTGTCCGACGCGGGCCTGCTCGATGCCTTGAACCGCGAGCTGGCCGCCTTGTTCGGCCTGACACGGGCGCCGCGCCGGCAGTGGCTGGTCCGTCATGAGGCGGCGTTGCCACAGGCCACGGCGGCGATGCCCGCGGTGCGCCGTCACCTGGCCGCCCTGGATGACACGGGGCTGCATGTGTGCGCCAACTGGCTTGGCGGGGTGTCGGTGCCGGACTGCCTGGACAAGGGCCGCGATCTCGCCGCGCGTTTTGTCCGGCGCTATCTGGCCCTCTGAAACAGGAGTCGGCTTTTCCCGCACCGCGTGAACCGGTAGAATCGATCTTTATTTCTTTATCTATCGATCAGCGGTCATGCTTACTTTCCAGGAAATCATCCTTACGCTGCAGAACTATTGGAACCGTCAGGGCTGCGCCTTGCTGCAACCTTACGATATGGAGATGGGCGCTGGTACTTCGCATACCGCCACTTTCCTGCGATCCATCGGACCCGAGCCGTGGAACGCGGCCTATGTCCAGCCCTCGCGTCGTCCGAAAGACGGCCGTTACGGCGAAAACCCCAACCGTCTGCAACACTATTACCAGTTCCAGGTCGTGCTCAAGCCGTCGCCGGACAATATCCAGGACCTGTACCTGGGGTCGCTGAAGGAACTGGGCATCGATCCGACCGTGCACGATATCCGCTTCGTCGAGGATGATTGGGAAAACCCGACCCTGGGCGCCTGGGGCCTGGGCTGGGAAGTCTGGCTCAACGGCATGGAAGTGACGCAGTTCACCTACTTCCAGCAGGTCGGCGGCCTCGATTGCAAGCCGGTGCTCGGCGAGATCACCTATGGTCTCGAGCGTCTGGCCATGTACCTGCAGGGCGTGGAGAACGTCTACGACCTGACCTGGACCGTGTACCCGAACGGCCAGAAGGTCAGCTACGGCGACGTGTTCCATCAGAACGAGGTCGAGCAGTCCCGCTACAACTTCGAACACTCCAACGTGCCGTTCCTGTTCGAGCAGTTCAACCATTTCGAGGCGGAGTCGCGCCGCCTGCTCGAGGCCGGGCTCGCGCTGCCGGGCTATGAAATGATCCTGAAAGCCGCCCACACTTTCAACATGCTCGATGCCCGCGGCGCGATCTCGGTGACCGAGCGCGCGGCCTACATCGGACGCATCCGCGCCCTGGCGCGCCAGGTGGCCCAGGCCTACCACGACTCCCGCGAGGCGCTCGGTTTCCCGATGTGCCGGAAGGACTGAACACCATGAAACGCAGGACCTTCGTCCCTTGCCTGACGCTGCTGGCGGGAACCGCCTTCGCCGCGCCGATGTCCGACTGGGTGGTCTACCAGCAGGGCAGCGCGCTGGAGCTGGCGGTCGACCGCAATGCCATCGGCCTCGACAAGGACGGTCTGGTCCGCTTCGTCAACCAGGAGCGGTTTGCCGAACGCCAGCATGACAAGGATCATGATGTGGACTTCCACATCCGCCGCGTCGAAGGGGTCGCCGACTGCAACAAGGCGACCTATGCCTTCACCAGCGTGTCGTTCTACAGCAAGAGCAACCGCCACGTCTGGTCGCAGATGTACCCGGTGCCCCGCTACGCCTGGCGCTGGGAGCCGGTCGTTTCCGGCTCCGTCGCCCATGCCATGATGCGCCAAGTCTGCACCCTGGCCCGATCCGCCCCCAAAACACGAACCGAATGAACATGAACGCCACTTTGCTGATTGAGCTTCTGACCGAGGAGCTGCCGCCCAAGGCCCTGTCGAAACTGGCCGACAGTTTCGCCTCCACCATTACCGACGAACTGAAAAAGCTGCAGTTCGCCGATGCCGCCGCCGAGCCGGCGATTTTCGCCAGCCCTCGGCGCCTGGCGGTATCCCTGCCCGGCGTGCTCGCCATTCAGCCCGAACAGCGCATCGTGCGCAAGGGACCGGCGGTGTCCGCCGGTATGAAGGATGGCCAGCCGACTCCCGCGCTCGCCGGTTTCGCCCGTTCCTGCGGCGTGGATGTTTCCGCTCTGACCACCCTGCACGACGGCAAGCAGGATGTGTACGCCTACTCGTCGGTCAAACCGGGCGAGACGCTGGATGCCGTGCTGGCCGGCATCGTCGCCACCGCCCTGAAAAAACTCCCGGCGCCCAAGATGATGCGCTGGGGCGACTCCGAGCACCAGTTCGTGCGACCCGTGCACGGCCTGATGATGCTGCACGGCGACCGCGTGGTCGAAGGCGGCGTGCTCGGCCTGTCGAGCGGCAGGACGACGCGCGGTCACCGCTTCCTGTCCTCCGGCGAGGTGACCGTGCCGGATGCCGGAAGCTACGCGCGCGTGCTCTTCGAGCAGGGCAAGGTGGTGGCGAGCTTCGCGGCCCGCCGTGAACTGATCGGCCGGCGTCTTGCCGAGGCCGCCGACAGGCTTGGCGCCCGCATCGCGGCCGACGATGCCCTGTTCGATGAGGTGGCCGGGCTTGTCGAGTGGCCCGTGGTGCTGGAGGCCGGCTTCGAGGAGGACTTCCTCAAAGTGCCCCAGGAGTGCCTGATCCTGACCATGCAGCAAAACCAGAAGTACTTCCCGCTGCTGGATGCCCGGGGCCGCCTGCTGAACCGTTTCCTGCTGGTGTCCAACCTGGAAGCCGGGGACCCGTCGCATATCGTGCGCGGCAACGAGCGCGTGCTTCGTGCCCGGCTGTCCGACGCGCGCTTCTTCTTCGAGCAGGACGGAAAGACCCGCCTCGAGGACCGTCTGCCGCGTCTTGGCGAGGTGGTCTACCACAACCGCATCGGTACGCAGCTGGAGCGCATCGGCCGTCTGGAGACCATCGCCGCGTCGATCGCCCGCGAACTGGGCTGCGACGAGGCGCTGGCGCGCCGCGCCGCGCGCCTTGCCAAGGCCGATCTGGTTTCCGATATGGTGGGCGAGTTCCCCGAACTGCAGGGCGTGATGGGCATGTACTATGCCCGCCACGATGGCGAAGCGGAGGAGGTGGCGCTGGCGATCGAAGGGCACTATCACCCGCGCTTCGCCGGCGACAGCCTGCCGGAGGGCCCGATCGCCACCGCCGTTTCGCTGGCGGACAAACTGGAAACCCTGGTGGGCATCTGGGGTATCGGCCTCGTGCCGACCGGCGACAAGGACCCGTTCGCGCTGCGCCGCGCCGCCCTCGGCGTGCTGCGCATGGCGCTGACCCTGCCGCTTGACCTGAAAACCCTGATCGGCGCGACGGCGGCGGCCTTCCCGGAAGGCAAGCTCTCCGCCACGGTGGGCGAAGAGGTGTTCGCGTTCTGCCTCGAGCGCCTGAAGCACTACCTGGCCGGCGACTACCAGGGCGACGAGATCGATGCCGTGCTGGCGCTCGTGCCGAGCCGCCTTGACGAGATCGGCGCGGTGCTCGACGCCGTGTCGGCGTTCAAGGCGCTGCCCGAAGCCTCGGCGCTCGCCGCGGCCAACAAGCGTGTCGGCAACATTCTGCGCAAGGCCGAAACCGAGCCGGGCAAGGTGGATGCCTCGCTGCTTTGCGAAGACGCGGAAAAGGCGCTCTTTGGCGCGGTCGACCGCGTCGCGCCGGACGTCGAGGCGCGCTTCGCGGCGCGCGACTTCGCCGGAGCCCTGTCCTTGCTCGCCACGCTCAAGGTGCCGGTCGACGCGTTCTTCGACGGCGTGATGGTGATGGCCGACGACGCGGCGGTCCGCGCCAACCGCATCGCGCTCTTGGCGCGTCTGGCGGGGCTTTTCAACCGGGTTGCCGACATTTCGCTCTTGGCGGATTGACAGGGAGGGCTGCCATGAAACTCGTCATTCTCGATCGCGACGGTGTGATCAACGAAGATCGCGACGACTTCGTGAAGAACACCACCGAGTGGGTGCCGATCGAACACAGTCTGGAAGCGATCGCCAACCTCACGCAATCGGGGTGGCGGGTCGTGGTGGCCACCAACCAGTCCGGTATCGCCCGCGGGCTGTTCGATGTGCACGCGCTCAATGCGATGCACGAGAAAATGCACCGCCTCGTCAACCAGGCCGGCGGCAGGATCGACGCCGTCGTGTTCTGCCCGCACAAGCCGGACGACGAATGCGAGTGCCGCAAGCCCCTGCCGGGCATGGTCAACGAGATCGCCGAGCGTTTCAACGCCCGCCTGGAAGGGCTGCCGCTGATCGGCGACAGCCTGCGCGATCTCGTGTCCATCGACGCGGTGGGCGGCCAGCCCATTCTGGTGCGCACCGGGAAAGGCGAGGCGACCCTCGCCAAGGGCGGTCTGCCGGACGGCAGCCTTGTGTTCAACGACCTGTTCGATGCGGCCGAGTACCTCATCGAATCGCGCCAATCCTCGTAAACGGAAAACCGCATGCTGTTGATCCGCAACCTGTTGTACTGGCTCGTGGTGGTGTTCATCACGCCGGTCTTTTTCGTGCTGCTGATGATTTCGCTGCCCTTGCCGCGCCGCCGGCGGCATATCTTCGGTGTGACCTGGGCGATGACCCTGCTGTGGACGCTCGAGCACGTGGTCGGGCTCAAATGGCGCGTGATCGGCGCGGAGAACATTCCCGACACGCCGTCGGTGATCTGCTCCAAGCACCAGTCCGGTTGGGAGACCTTCGCCCTCCAGAAAATCTTCCCCTACCAAATCTATGTCGCCAAGCGCGAATTGTTGTGGATTCCGCTGTTCGGCTGGGGCCTTGCCGCGATGAATCCGATCACCATCAATCGCAGTGATCGGGCACGTTCGAACCAGCAGATCATCGAACAGGGTCGCGAGCGCCTATCGCACGGTTTCTGGATCACGGTGTTTCCGGAAGGGACGCGCGTGCCCCCGGGGGTGCCGGGCAAATACAAGCTGGGCGCCGCGCGCATCGCCACCACGCTCGGCATGCCGCTGGTTCCGGTGGCCCACAATGCCGGTGAATTCTGGGCGCGCAACGCGTTTCTCAAGCATCCCGGCCTGATCACCGTGGTGGTCGGCAAGCCGATCCTGCCGGTCGACGGCGCGACGCCCGAGAGCATGATGGCCGAGGCCTCGGCATGGATCGAGGCCCGCCAGAGCGAGATCGGCGGCACCGGTCCCAATGCGCATCCCGGGCAGAAGCGGGTCCACAGTGAAGACACTCGCGCTGCCTGACGCGAATCTGGCCGTCACGGTGATTCGCCGCCCGCGTAAAAGCATCGGCTTGCGGGTGACGGCAGAAGGGGTCGAATTGATCGCGCATCCGCGCGTATCGAGCGAAACCCTGCAGGAAATATTGCTGACAAAGCGTGATTGGATACTCAAGCACCATGCCCGTTTACTGGAGCAGCGGGCAAATGCTGACACCGATCGGCGAAATGTGACGATTGTCGGGGAACCCCTGCCAATTGTTCAAGTCGAAGGAATACGCCGTATCGCCAGAAGGCTGCCGGACCGCATAGAAATCGCGGGAGCCGCCGATGGCGATGCCCTGCGGGACGCGGTATCCCGTCTGCTCAGGCGCGAAGCCGCGCTGCTGTTTCCGGCGCGGCTGGCGCGTTTTGTTCCGGTCCTCAAACGCCAGCCCGGCCGGCTGTTGCTGTCCTCGGCCCGTTCCCGTTGGGGCAGCTGCTCGGCCGCCGGGGCGGTGCGCCTGAACTGGCGCCTGATCCAGGCGCCCCTGCCGGTGCTGGACTATGTGCTGGCCCATGAATTGGCCCACCTGGTGCACATGAACCATTCGCCCGCTTTCTGGGAGGAGACCGCCCGCCTGTGTCCCGATTGGCGGGATCGGCGGCGCTGGCTCAAGGATCATGGAAGCGGGCTGTTCGATTTTGGATGACGGGTCGCGGCCTGTCGAAACCTGGAGAAAATCATGCGTCTTTTGCATACCATGCTGCGAGTCGGCAACCTTGAACGTTCCCTGGCCTTCTATACCGAGGTGATGGGCATGCGGCTTCTGCGCCGCAACGATTTTCCAGAGGGACGCTTCACGCTGGCGTTTGTCGGCTACGGCGATGAAGAAGACAACACGGTGATCGAGTTGACCCACAACTGGGATACCGAAAGCTATGACCTGGGCAATGGCTTCGGCCATCTGGCCGTCGAGGTTCCCGATGCCCATGCCGCCTGTGAGGCGGTGCGCGCCAAGGGCGGCAAGGTGGTGCGCGAAGCCGGTCCGATGAAACATGGCACCACGGTCATCGCTTTCGTCGAGGATCCGGACGGTTACAAGATCGAATTCATCCAGCGCGGTACCCGGTAATCCGGTTCAGTTTTCGACCAGGCCGGTACTCCCGGCCTTTTTTATTGTGGGTTAATGATGAGCGTATCCCGTATTCCTGTTGCATGGGGGGCTGGCTTGTTGGCCTGTCTCCCCGTCTCGGCGCTGGCTTCCGCGCCCGGTGGTCCGGACCTGAGCCTGGCCTGGGTCGTGCCGTTCGCCGGCATTCTGTTGTCCATCGCGCTGTTTCCGATTTTCGCGGAATCGGTCTGGCACCACCACGCCGGCAAAGTCGTCGCCGGCTGGACGGCCCTGTTTCTGCTGCCCTACGGCCTGTACTTCGGCCTCGCGTCGGCCGCCCACCTCGTGGCGCATGCCATGCTGGCCGAATACCTGCCGTTCATCATTCTGCTGCTGACGCTTTACACGGTGTCCGGAGGCGTGCTGGTGGAGGGCAATCTGCACGGATCGCCCGCGCTCAATACCGGCCTGCTGGCGCTCGGCACCCTGCTGGCTTCCGTGATGGGCACCACCGGCGCCGCCATGCTCTTGATCCGGCCGTTGCTGCGCGCCAACGACAACCGCCGCCACAGGGTGCATGTCGTGGTGTTCTTCATTTTCCTGGTGGCCAATGTCGGTGGCGGCCTGACCCCGCTGGGCGACCCGCCGCTGTTTCTCGGGTTTCTCAACGGTGTGAGCTTTGGTTGGACCTTCCTGCACATGATCACGCCCGTCGCGATCGCCGCCGCTGTCTTGCTGGCGCTGTTCTATGTGCTGGACAGCTGGTGGTACCGCAAGGAAGGCGTGGAGCCCGTCGACCCGACCCCGGATTCGCCCTTGCGCTTTCGCGGCCTGTTCAACCTCGTTCTGCTGGGATTGGCGGTGGGCGCCGTGCTGCTGTCCGGTTTCTGGAAGCCGGGGATCCGTTACGAGGTGCTGGGTACGCCGATCGAGCTGCAGAACGTCACCCGCGATGTGTTGCTGCTGGCCATCGCCGGTTTGTCCTTATGGCTGACGCCGCGGGCCATCCGCGAGGGAAACCGCTTCAACTGGGGGCCGATCGAAGAGGTCGCCGTGCTGTTCGCGGGGATTTTCATTACCATCGCGCCGGCTATCGCCATTTTGCGCTTGGGCGAGGCGGGGCATTTCGCCGACGTGCTGCGCATGGTCAGCCGCCCGGACGGTACACCGATCGATTCCATGTACTTCTGGATGACGGGGCTGTTGTCGAGCTTCCTCGATAATGCGCCGACCTATCTGGTGTTCTTCAACCTGGCCGCCGGCGATGCCCATACCCTGATGGGGCCGATGGCGAGCACACTGCAGGCCATTTCCATGGGGGCGGTGTTCATGGGGGCGAACACCTACATCGGCAATGCGCCGAACTTCATGGTGAAGGCCATTGCCGAGGAGCGCGGTGTCGCGATGCCGAGCTTTTTCGCCTATATGGCCTGGTCGATGGCGATTCTGCTGCCGCTGTTTGTCCTGCTGACCCTGCTGATGTTCTGAGCCGTGCGGCGGGGCTTCTTCTTGAGGCTCCGCCGTTTCCGGCGTAAGCTAGCCGGTTTGTCGTTTTCTGGTTTGGCATCGATCATGCATATCCACATCCTGGGCATTTGCGGTACCTTCATGGGCGGTATCGCCGCCATCGCGAAAGAAGCCGGCCACACGGTCACCGGTTGCGACGCCAATGTTTACCCTCCCATGAGTACCCAGCTTGAGGCGATGGGCATCGGCCTGATTCCCGGTTTCGATCCTTCCCAGGTGTCGATCGGCGCGGACCTGTTCGTCATCGGCAACGTGGTGAGCCGCGGCAACCCACTGATGGAAACCATTCTCGACCTGGGGCTGCCGTATTGCTCCGGCCCGCAGTGGCTCGCCGAGAACGTACTGGCTGGCAAATGGGTGCTCGCCGTGGCGGGAACGCACGGCAAGACCACCACCAGTTCCATGCTGGCCTGGATTCTCGAGGATGCCGGATTGGCTCCTGGCTTCCTGATCGGCGGCATTCCGGCCAATTTCGGCGTGTCGGCGCGTCTGCCGGGGCGTCCCGCGCAAGATACGGCCAGTGTCAGCCCGTTCTTCGTCATCGAGGCCGATGAATACGACACGGCCTTCTTCGACAAGCGTTCCAAATTCGTTCACTACCATCCCCGCACGGCTGTTCTCAACAACCTCGAATACGACCACGCGGACATCTTCCCGGATCTTGCGGCGATCGAAACCCAGTTCCACCATCTGGTGCGCACCGTGCCGCGCAACGGCCGCCTGATCGCCAACGGCCGCGAGGCCAGCCTCGATCGCGTGCTCGAGCGGGGGGCCTGGACGCCGGTCGAACGTTTTGGCGGACCGGACGGCTGGCGGGTCGGCGACGCCGATGCGGACGGCGCGTTCGATGTGTATCTGGATGGCAAGCTCGAGGCGCGTGTCGAATGGCCACTGATCGGCGAGCACAATCGCCTCAATGCCCTGGCGGCGATCGCGGCGGCGCGGCATGTGGGTGTCACGCCCCGGCAGTCCGCCGAGGCGCTGTCGCGTTTTCTGAGTGTCAAGCGGCGCATGGAAGTGCGTGGCGTGGTGAATGGCGTGACGGTTTACGATGATTTCGCCCACCATCCGACCGCGATCACGACGACGGTAGAGGGTTTGCGCCAGAAAATCGGCGCGGCGCGCATTCTCGCGGTGCTCGAACCTCGCTCCAACACCATGAAGCTCGGCGCCATGAAGGAGGCGCTGGCGCCGTCGCTGGCTCGGGCCGACAAGGTGTTCTGCGCGGCGCACAATCTGAACTGGAATCCGGCCGAAGCGCTCGCGCCGCTGGGCGACAAGGCCGCGACGTTCGGGGCGTTCGCCGATCTGGTCGATGCCATCATCGCCGAAGCGCGCCCCGGCGACCACATCCTGGTGATGAGCAACGGCGGCTTCAACGGCATCCACGCCAAGCTGCTCGAGCGGCTGGCCCAAGCCGGGTAAATCGGCGGCCCGTTTGGCGCGTCAGCGATCGACGATGGCGCGCCGGTGACGCCGGAACACCCACTTTTCCCACATGGGACGGGTAATCTCGCCCAGTCCCTCGCGAATGTCCGCCACCAGGTTGTAGTGACCGTCCGCCGCGCGCGCGCAGCGGGTCACCACCCCCGGCAGTGCCAGGCGCAGGGCGGAGTCGGGATTGGGGTACAGGGTGAGGAGCACCGCGTCGCCAGCCTTCAGGGGCGCCGCCTGGCTCCAGGACAGCGCTTCCAGCCCGACCCGGCATGGTGTCAGCGGCGGCCGCTCGGTGTGGCGGTTCCGGAGGCTGACTTCCAGCGCCAGATCCAGCTTGGCTTCGAGTCTCAGAAG is part of the Paludibacterium paludis genome and harbors:
- the hemB gene encoding porphobilinogen synthase → MIFANRRFPAARPRRMRKDDFSRRLMREHTLTPNDLIYPVFVLAGEKRSEPVSSMPGVNRQSIDVLLRTAEEMLELGIPMISLFPYIESGKTPLAEAAYDPEGLIPSAVRALKSRFPELGVMTDLALDTYTSHGQDGIIDESGYVLNDLTTEILVKQGLCHAEAGVDMVGPSDMMDGRIGAIREAFENAGLIHTRIFAYSAKYASAFYGPFREAVGSAANLGKADKYTYQMDPANIDEAVQEVAMDLEEGADIVMIKPGMPYLDVIRRVKDTFRVPTYAYQVSGEYAMLQAAFQNGWLKREACIMESLLAFKRAGADGILTYFAMDAARLMKEGRGYY
- a CDS encoding glycine C-acetyltransferase, whose amino-acid sequence is MNHTYLAHLDATLAQIRADGFEKPERVIAGAQSADVALAGGKRVLNFCANNYLGLADDARLVEAARKGLDQYGYGCASVRFICGTQSVHKELEGAISAFLGTDDTILYSSCFDANGGVFETLLGEEDAVISDELNHASIIDGVRLCKARRFRYKNNDMADLEAQLKAADAAGARFKLVVTDGVFSMDGIIADLKTLCDVADRYGALVMVDDSHAVGFIGETGAGTPELCGVADRVDIYTGTLGKALGGASGGYVSGRRQIVDLLRQRSRPYLFSNSLAPAITAASLEVFRILKEDGAELRARLKRNAEHFRRDMAAAGFTLVPGQHPIIPVMLGDARLASEMAAALLAEGVYVVGFSFPVVPKGKARIRTQMSAAHTPEQIDRTVAAFIRVGRELGVIKHA
- the tdh gene encoding L-threonine 3-dehydrogenase, giving the protein MKVLSKLKSERGLWMADAPVPEVGPNDLLIRIRKTAICGTDIHIYSWDEWAKKTIPVPMHVGHEYVGTVAGMGSEVRGFKIGDRVSGEGHITCGHCRNCRAGRRHLCRNTVGVGVNREGAFAEYLVIPAFNAFPIPDDISDDLAAIFDPFGNAVHTALSFNLVGEDVLITGAGPIGIMAVAIARHVGARHVVITDVNDYRLDLARKMGATRAVNVAREDLRAVMAELGMTEGFDVGLEMSGNPQAFRQMLDTMNHGGKVALLGIPPADTSIDWNHVIFKGLEIKGIYGREMFETWYKMVALLQSGLDISPIITHHFPVDRFEEGFEAMLSGQSGKVILDWADAAV
- the hemG gene encoding protoporphyrinogen oxidase, which translates into the protein MIAVIGAGISGLSCAWWLKEAGLDVEVFEAEPHCGGKVDTVSDVGACFETGPNTLLLNAGHREWLTKLDLTVVPANAITGNRFILRNGRYRMLPAGPVSFLFSPLFSARAKWCLLREPWRRPVAPPHETVADFFRRRLNDEWVDTLVSPFVAGIYAGNPDTLLMEECLPSMQRAEQRSGSLVGGMASALCSGALKRREACTIEGGLAALPRALSRGMNLHAAERVERLVRQSSGWGIETRHGLYRAEEVVLAVPAPEASCLLKDAFPDLAGALDAIVYAPMAVVMSLGARADMTRPIRGFGGLNPVRESPFAAGHLMAGDMFDDRCSIDDYLIASYVGGELFRDRYALSDAGLLDALNRELAALFGLTRAPRRQWLVRHEAALPQATAAMPAVRRHLAALDDTGLHVCANWLGGVSVPDCLDKGRDLAARFVRRYLAL
- the glyQ gene encoding glycine--tRNA ligase subunit alpha, whose amino-acid sequence is MLTFQEIILTLQNYWNRQGCALLQPYDMEMGAGTSHTATFLRSIGPEPWNAAYVQPSRRPKDGRYGENPNRLQHYYQFQVVLKPSPDNIQDLYLGSLKELGIDPTVHDIRFVEDDWENPTLGAWGLGWEVWLNGMEVTQFTYFQQVGGLDCKPVLGEITYGLERLAMYLQGVENVYDLTWTVYPNGQKVSYGDVFHQNEVEQSRYNFEHSNVPFLFEQFNHFEAESRRLLEAGLALPGYEMILKAAHTFNMLDARGAISVTERAAYIGRIRALARQVAQAYHDSREALGFPMCRKD